The following DNA comes from Sander lucioperca isolate FBNREF2018 chromosome 2, SLUC_FBN_1.2, whole genome shotgun sequence.
CTTGGGGGATTTTTCCCTTCCTGTAGCTGACAGATGTGACtgcaacatgcacacacaaaccctGGTCCTCCCTTATCCGAGTACCTTGTAAATACTTTATATCTGTATCAGATGGCTAATAACAGTGTGGACAATTCTGAAACTGATATGGTAATGTTTttcccacctctctctcttttctccatTGTTCTCTGTGCAGCTGGCCTGCTGCTGCGGCTCAGCGGCCTGCTCGTGCTGCTGTAACTGCTGCCCCAAGATCAAACAGTCCACAGGGACCCGCATCATGTACGCCTTCTACTTCCTGCTGGTCACCATCGTCTGTTGCATCATGATGTCCCCCACTGTGGAGAAGGAGTTGAGAGACCATGTAAGTACATAAGTACATAAATCACACACAGCACAGTATCACTCTCCCACAGCATTTACACATGTACACGCTTTTTTTAACTGTACATTACAGGTTTATTTGGGTATGTAATTGAAGAGTTTGAATTGTCTATGATTGGAAGTGTTAATTGTAAGAAGGCAGAGAGGAAAAAAcagcacagagaaaaaaaaatcaaagctgTCATCTATGCTCCATAACAGCATCATTTGCAATGGAGAGGGAGTGCTGTGGTTCTGAAACTCTCAGTCCTAACAACCAGGTGCTTCCTAAGTTTAGTGATGATAAACTGGTATTAAATTATGAGATCTGCTCAGATGATCACGTCATGAGTTCCTATGTGTGCAGTTTTGTAGGTAGAAACATGCCTGCTGACTTCTTGGGTTCTTAAAGGGTGACACATTCTTTTTTACAGCATTTGGCCTCCTGCTACGTATATACTCTCTCCCCAGGCTTCACTTTGCAGAAGTTAGCAACTGTACATAAAATGAGGTCTGAGGGTCATTAGACAGTTGAATGCAGTATGCAGAAACGCATGCTGATACGTAGCAGAACTGAAAGGGAATGAGAACGTATTTGAAGGttacacacactccacacacacattttgtcacATTGTCAGGTGAGCCAGCCTTTATGTTTAGCTCTGTGGTGTAAACAGAATAACATTTCAGAGAATGTACCAGTGTTAACTTGTCATTGTTAACAGGCAAAATTGAAGATTTATAACATTGCTACAGGCAAAGTAGACCTCCCACTATTTCACCTGCAGATCCCATGTGTATCTTCACAGCAGTAAGGCCATAGGCGAGTAGGCAGGAGATCAGGCTGGTagcctttttgtttttaatcaccCACCTAGCCTCTGAAGTTGGGAGAAGATGCACAGCAGGCCTTCTGCTCTCTCTTTTGATCTTCACAGCTTTCATGTGCTTTTTTCCTCACGTTACCTCTTTGAATCATCATAATGCTGATTATTATCAGACTGACTCTTTCTGTGGTCACTACTACAATATAGTTATCTGAGGGAGTCAGGCTGTAGTGATACATCTCCTTTTCGTTCTGCCTACTTTTTCGTCTAAGTTAATATTGATAGCTGAATATAAGATAAGACAGACTTTGttgtcccgaaggaaatttggacgtatacacatacagtatcttaTCATATCTGAGCTTGAGAAATTGTCCCTGTTTGAAAGGTACCATACAGTAGTGTTAGAATAATTACATTATCAAGAATAGACAGAACCACTGAAGATCTCTCAAAGTTAAATTTTACTTGCGAACAGAACAAGGAGCCATTTACAGCACTACTCATAGTACAGATAATGTCTAACGGGAAGCCCTCTTCATCGCCTTATTTCATAATACAGTCGATGACGTCTCCCTTATCTGGTCAGGGAGTGCGATGTTCTCAGCATCACACCGTGCTCAGACAAGATGGCCAATGGTTCCATGTTATCTTGTGAGAGCAAGCAGTGTTTTGGTTTCTTactatgcaaacagtttaatttaactgagagagaaaagagtAATCGGTATAATATTGTATTCTTATGCAAAAGTTTTAATATTAACGAGACAGAAAGAATGTAAATCACAATTTTTCTAACAAGTAGGTACAATCCAGTTGCTGTATCAGCATTCACCGGACTAGGAAGAATAATGTCAGCTGACTCTGTAACTATGGCAATGACTGCAAGCTTCCTCAGTTGAGAGACCTATTTGAAGACAGAGATATTTTTCCACCAATCATCTGCTgttatttcttttctctttcaagCAATGTCTACTGTACGGTATTAAAACGACTCCCAACTGTCTGCCTCCTTGTGAGAGGACAACCCTGTAAAAGACCCATTCAGGCACAAAATGGCCTCTGATAGCCCCACGCAAAGCCTGCTGAGTtacacgcacacatatatatacacgtatacACGCACACTGCCAGTCACACACTGAGCCCAGTGGGAAGTCCCAGCTAAGAGAGCAGCCATTGTGCGTATGAGAGTGCTGGTCTTTTCTCAAGAGATTTACAGCTGTCTGAAACAGCCGGCCCCCTTCTTTCTTAATCACGACACCATGGACATGCTAAAAAGGTCCTCAACATGAGACAAAAGCTCCAAAATGGGCTTTTTACTCTATGTTGTGATCTGGCTCTGGACTGTGCTACACACTGAGGTGATGACAACTCAATCCACTGGCATCTCACCCATGTGTAGAACCTCAAGGACCAAAATACTCTGCCAAAAACTAGTAAAGCCAAGTCAAACCATTTATTATCTAAAAGTAAATATCTGTAGTTCTCTCAAAAAATGACTGCCGTTTGAAAAGCAGCTCATGTATTTGACTTGATTCACACAGCCAAGGGGACATCAGAGAAGGGAACAGATATTTGAGCCTCCATTCTGTGGTGATCATTTCAAAGGCCGTCTCTTCTGTTGGCACTGAGCCACCGAAGCACTTCCAATATCCTGTTGAAGGCCACAGCAAAGTCCTTAGCTACTTTTCTGACTCCAGTTTTGCTCTCTTCTTTTTTATGTAGCTCGCTGTAGGTCGAAATAAATTTGGGGAAATTTATTTTAAGACCGATCTCCCAATCTTTCACTCTTGCTCATGCTCTCTCTGCTTTTCACTCTTCCCAATCCCTCTGACTTGCTAACAAAAGGCGGTTAATTTATTCATCtgtgtcttttgtttgtgtACACTGACAGTTAGTTGTAAGGCCCCTCTAACAGCCTGTAGAGAACGAGGGATGAAAGAGGGCTtcatggagagaaagaggggttgttgttgctgcctgTTCTCTCTTTCTGCTCCTTTAGAAGTGTGACACTCAGAATAGATGCCATTGGGCCTTTTCTCTGAGGCCGCGTACTAGACAAACATGAgcagaggtggtggtggtgggtgggGTCAACACCATAATGATCTAATCTATGTTTTGGGTTTGTGATTTTGTCAATCAGATCCCCTTCTACAGTGAGTTGTGTGAGAGGATGAATGCAGGGGAGAACTGCAAAACTCTGGTTGGCTACTCTGCCGTCTACAAGGTGTGCTTCGGCATGGCCTGCTTCTTCTTATTTTTCGCTTTCTTCACCATACGAGTCAACAACAGCACAGGCTGCAGGGCGGCCGTGCATAACGGGTAAGAAGGCCTTGTTCTTCTTTCTGTCCACCTTTCGCCCTGTCAGCCATTAAATAATTTTCCATTAATCCATTATATCTAGCTGGAACCTTAAAATTGCAGCGCTTGACTGCTGACACCAAAGCAAAAGCCAAACaaaattcaaacttttgactgaaGGTAGGTTAATTTCTCACAGGCAGGTTTTCGTTAATACTGGCAATACTTAGGACCGTTAAGTATCTCTGAGTGTAAACGGTAAAAAGAACAACATTATCCTGCAACATAACAAGTGATCTCTGAATAGTTTCCTGAACATAAACATAGGCACCTGTTTTCTTGAACACCAGATCTTATCCTGCAGTATTTATTTCTGAGTATTTTTGGATTCCTTATACTATATGTTCTGAATTGACACATTGTATTTCTTGCATTTCTCTTTCACACTATCCATCAAAATTCCCACGCTGAGGCTGTTCTGTCAGAAGTCattgttttgtatttcatttccattttatgtatCCATTTTTCAATGTACAACCCTCAATGTTCTGCTTTAAATATCAGGTTCTGGTTGCTGAAGTTTATTGTGCTGGTGGCGTGCTGCGCTGGTGGCTTCTTCATCCCGGGTCAGGAAACCTTTCTGGAAGGTAAAGAGAGGACACTCAATATTAGACCTACAGTgctataattattttttaaagatgataTTCATAACATATTCTGTCATATATTCACATCATTAGTATATCCCCCCTCAATGGCGGCAAAAGGTTGGAAACACAGGAATGAccaaatattgcaatattctttTATAAGCCGCATCATTTTCCAAGCTCACTCAAATACACTGCCTTCCACACAATCTTCTAAAATGACCCTGCCATCTTTTTTGTAGTTTGAGTATAATCTGTGTGCAACAGGTCACAGATATCTGCTGTTAGGTCTTCTCATCTCTAAAACAATTTCCCTgtctcttcttcttcatcaATGCCACAGTGTGGCGCTACATAGGAGCAATTGGCGGGTTCATTTTCCTGCTGATCCAGCTCATGATGTTGGTGGAGTTTGCACACAGATGGAACACAAACTGGTGAGAGAAACCTGTCTTCTCTGTGCTCCTTTCTCTTGTCCCAGCTCGCTTACGTAAGCATGAACACTCTATGAATAGGAGCAGTGCAGTGCTTTTTATTTGAACTTGAGAAACTCAGAGGGTGGGATGTATTCTTCTGTGCATGGTTCATGtagctttgtgtttttatggGTGGAGGGGAGGTTTGGCAGCAGGCCGCCCGGCACTGCAGATTCACAGGATGCATATGGTTTAGGAGTGTGCACGCAGTTTCCCCTTCTCTTcccactcagacacacacataccacagcAGATTGTTTCAAAAACTTTTAATGGTTTGGTAACCAATGAATGCAGTAAACCTAAACCTCTCAATGTGTATTGCTATGTGAACTCATCAccaatttcttttttcatcCTTGAATTTCCACACCAGATAAAACGAATGTGAAAGCACTTAAGCAACCATAAACCTTCTTATTATCTCCTCAGGGtgcagaaaatgtttttctttaggCCAATCGCTCCTGTGTCCACTTTCTTTGCTTGTTTTCCCCTGTTCGCTCGACCTCATGttcatgttgtgttttttttcctttctgctgtctgcttttctgtctctccttccctctctctttctgtctgcagGAATTCAGGAGTGAAGTATAATCGCCTGTGGTACGCAGCTTTGGCCTTCGTAACTCTGATGCTGTTCAGTGGTGCGGTAGCAGCCTTGGTGTTCATGGGTGTGTTCTACACCGACCCCGAGGCCTGTTTACTTAACAAGATCTTCCTGGGCATCAACGGCAGCCTGTGCTTCATCGTCTCCCTGTTGGCCATCTCCCCATGCATACAGAAATGTAATGACCTGTACTTACAAGCTCATTTGACTGTGTAATACAAATGAAAATACAAGCATTTGCATTTAGATGATTTTTGTAGAAAGCTGCCTGGTTTATCACAAAGAGTAATTCACAAATAGCAACACATTCGAAACTCATACATAGTAGCGATAAGTAAGACTGTTTCTATAATACTTACAGTCTTGTTTTGTAAAATACATTTGCGCCAACACAGGAATCTCTGTCAGTTTAGCCGGTGATAATTACATCCTTTTTTCACCTTTGTGTCCCTGCAGTGCAGCCCACATCAGGTCTGCTGCAGCCAGGAGTCATCAGTGTGTACGTCATGTACCTCACCTTCTCAGCCTTCTCCAGCAAACCAAAAGAGAGTGAGTATGAACAGACACCCATCTCCACAAAGTAGTTACAGACCAGACTAGATCAACAGGTATTATTTATATTGAGTCATGGGTTAGGCTAATTAATGCTTAATGCTGCAGCAAACACCATGTAAAACATGACCGCTCTGTATGGAAGATTAATAAAGTCAATCTACCAGGCTGGCATTCAGACAGCTGCACACTGTCACACTTAGGAATGGAAACATAatcagtataaatatata
Coding sequences within:
- the serinc5 gene encoding serine incorporator 5 translates to MCTPCCISQLACCCGSAACSCCCNCCPKIKQSTGTRIMYAFYFLLVTIVCCIMMSPTVEKELRDHIPFYSELCERMNAGENCKTLVGYSAVYKVCFGMACFFLFFAFFTIRVNNSTGCRAAVHNGFWLLKFIVLVACCAGGFFIPGQETFLEVWRYIGAIGGFIFLLIQLMMLVEFAHRWNTNWNSGVKYNRLWYAALAFVTLMLFSGAVAALVFMGVFYTDPEACLLNKIFLGINGSLCFIVSLLAISPCIQKLQPTSGLLQPGVISVYVMYLTFSAFSSKPKEMVERNGVNTTVCVFPLNAGTESDKKIVTIFGTIILFGCILYSCLTSTTRRSSAALRVCRNSEPEAERARCCFCFGDDTDDCDEEKTGGGQNVVYDEREATIYTYSYFHTVFFLGSLYVMMTVTNWFHYDNHKIEKLLDGSWSVFWIKMVSCWVCLFLYMWTLFAPMVCPKRFEA